Proteins encoded in a region of the Lycorma delicatula isolate Av1 chromosome 6, ASM4794821v1, whole genome shotgun sequence genome:
- the LOC142326879 gene encoding general transcription factor II-I repeat domain-containing protein 2-like, translating to MHGSTTGHDIFNSVFELLQKYNLPLSKLNSVATDGAPSMTGKNNGFIALLQQKLSEIHGSKIHHTHCIIQQEVLCTKVIKMENVSSYIKNVINFIRSPGLNQRQFTAFLSELDSTYSGLSYYSEVRWLSCSKVLKQFWDLKEEICKFLQTKNQDTSLFSDQILLQDLSFMVDITKHIRFKFIVTRQGSDHYEHV from the coding sequence ATGCATGGTTCTACTACAGGACATGAtatatttaatagtgtttttGAACTTCTGCAAAAATACAATCTACCtctgtcaaaattaaattctgtagcTACAGATGGCGCTCCTTCCATGACCGGAAAAAACAACGGCTTCATAGCATTACTACAACAAAAACTTAGTGAAATTCATGGATCAAAAATTCATCATACGCATTGCATTATACAGCAAGAAGTACTATGCACGAAGGTAATCAAAATGGAGAATGTTTCGTCGTATataaaaaacgttataaattttataagatcaCCAGGCTTAAATCAACGACAATTCACTGCTTTCTTAAGTGAATTAGATAGTACATATTCAGGTTTATCCTACTATAGCGAGGTACGTTGGTTATCTTGCTCCAAGGTTCTCAAACAATTCTGGGATTTGAAAGAAGAAATATGTAagtttttacaaactaaaaatcaaGATACAAGCTTGTTCTCCGATCAAATATTGTTGCAAGATTTATCTTTTATGGTTGATATAACCAAACACAttcgatttaaatttattgttacaagGCAAGGATCAGATCATTACGAACATGTTTGA